The following are from one region of the Paenibacillus sp. KS-LC4 genome:
- the dut gene encoding dUTP diphosphatase — MYRVLFKRVEGNEDIKLPCKMSEWAAGFDLQAAVSEPVELAPGERKLIPTGFAMAMPAELEAQIRPRSGLAYKYGITCLNSPGTIDADYRGEVKVLLVNLGQEPFTIARGERIAQMVFQRVPVVTIEEAAELPDTVRGSGGFGHTGV; from the coding sequence TTGTATCGCGTACTGTTTAAAAGAGTAGAGGGCAATGAAGACATTAAGCTTCCTTGCAAAATGTCCGAATGGGCTGCGGGCTTCGACCTGCAGGCTGCTGTATCAGAGCCTGTAGAGCTTGCGCCAGGTGAGCGCAAGCTCATTCCAACAGGCTTTGCGATGGCAATGCCGGCTGAGCTGGAGGCGCAAATTCGTCCGCGCAGCGGTCTGGCTTACAAGTATGGTATTACATGCTTGAACTCACCAGGTACGATTGACGCCGATTATCGCGGAGAAGTGAAGGTGCTGCTCGTTAATTTGGGGCAGGAGCCGTTCACGATTGCACGAGGCGAGCGCATCGCCCAAATGGTGTTCCAGAGGGTGCCGGTTGTTACTATTGAAGAGGCAGCCGAATTGCCGGATACGGTGCGTGGCAGCGGCGGTTTCGGACATACTGGCGTTTAA
- the dpsA gene encoding dipicolinate synthase subunit DpsA, giving the protein MLTGVQVLLIGGDARQLEVIRKLTELDATVVLSGFDGLQSTPEGAVQAEYDERLFDGVDALVLPAVGTDDQGVISAVFSDSEIRLEERHMARLPKHCKVYAGMAKPYLSDLCKQHQLELVELFERDDVAIYNSIPTAEGAVMMAIQHTDITIHGSTCMVLGFGRTGFTLARTLKGLGANVLVGVRRGEHFARALEMGFEPFYTSNLRQYTGNIDLLFNTIPTMIVTAQIIANLPSRSVIIDLASRPGGTDFRFAEKRAIKAMLAPGLPGIVAPRTAGRIIADCLTQLIMDDLINRGNGE; this is encoded by the coding sequence ATGCTAACAGGCGTTCAGGTGCTGCTGATCGGCGGCGACGCCAGGCAGCTCGAGGTGATTCGCAAGCTGACGGAGCTGGATGCGACCGTGGTCCTATCAGGCTTTGATGGCCTGCAGTCAACGCCCGAGGGAGCCGTTCAAGCTGAATATGATGAACGGTTGTTTGATGGGGTAGACGCCTTAGTGCTGCCTGCTGTCGGAACCGATGACCAAGGCGTCATTAGCGCTGTATTCAGCGATAGCGAGATCAGGCTGGAGGAGCGCCATATGGCTCGCTTGCCTAAGCACTGCAAAGTATACGCGGGTATGGCCAAACCATATTTGAGCGACCTCTGCAAGCAGCATCAGCTGGAATTGGTAGAGTTGTTTGAGCGCGACGATGTTGCGATTTACAACTCTATTCCAACAGCAGAAGGTGCGGTGATGATGGCAATTCAACATACCGATATTACGATTCATGGCTCCACCTGCATGGTGCTCGGATTCGGGAGAACGGGGTTTACATTGGCGCGGACGTTAAAGGGATTAGGAGCGAATGTACTTGTCGGGGTGCGCCGGGGAGAGCATTTTGCAAGAGCGCTCGAAATGGGCTTCGAGCCTTTCTACACCAGCAATTTGCGGCAATATACGGGCAATATTGACTTGCTTTTTAACACAATTCCGACTATGATAGTCACAGCGCAAATTATAGCAAATCTTCCTTCGCGAAGCGTCATTATTGATCTGGCTTCGAGGCCTGGCGGAACGGATTTCCGCTTTGCTGAGAAACGGGCCATTAAGGCGATGCTCGCGCCCGGACTCCCCGGTATTGTCGCACCCAGAACTGCTGGACGAATCATAGCCGATTGTTTAACACAATTGATTATGGACGACTTGATAAATCGGGGGAATGGGGAATGA
- a CDS encoding dipicolinate synthase subunit B, with protein sequence MNWSGLTVGYALSGSHCTFAEVMPQIQRFVDAGANVVPIVSQTIMTTDTRFGTSEQWQTQLKAITGNEIISTIVQAEPLGPSKLIDVLLIAPCTGNTTSRLANAQTDSAVLMASKSQMRNGRPIVIAISTNDGLGLNLANIAKLIVTKNIYFVPFGQDNPVQKPNSLVARMDLALETCEAALQGKQLQPLIIERFNY encoded by the coding sequence ATGAATTGGTCCGGGCTTACAGTAGGGTATGCATTGTCAGGGTCACACTGCACTTTTGCCGAGGTTATGCCGCAAATCCAGCGGTTTGTAGACGCCGGCGCGAACGTTGTACCTATAGTATCGCAGACTATAATGACGACAGATACGAGATTCGGAACGTCGGAGCAGTGGCAGACACAGCTCAAAGCGATTACGGGCAATGAAATTATTTCGACGATTGTGCAAGCGGAGCCGCTTGGTCCATCGAAGCTTATTGATGTGCTGCTTATTGCTCCATGCACAGGCAACACAACGAGCAGGCTGGCTAATGCGCAGACTGACAGTGCGGTGCTTATGGCATCTAAATCACAGATGCGCAATGGAAGGCCTATCGTCATTGCTATTTCTACGAATGATGGCCTTGGTCTAAATTTGGCGAATATTGCGAAGCTGATCGTAACGAAAAATATTTATTTTGTGCCGTTTGGCCAAGATAATCCAGTTCAGAAGCCCAATTCGCTAGTTGCGAGAATGGATTTGGCACTGGAAACATGCGAGGCGGCGCTGCAAGGCAAACAGTTACAACCGCTCATTATAGAGCGTTTTAATTATTAA
- a CDS encoding aspartate-semialdehyde dehydrogenase, which yields MSNQKLFNVAVVGATGAVGEQILNLLDKRNFPIKELKLLSSARSAGTKITFKGQEVTVEEAKPESFKGIDIALFSAGGDVTKALAPHAVEYGTVCIDNTNAYRMDPNTPLVVPEVNIDKVSEHKGIIANPNCSTIQMVAALKPLQDKYGINRIIVSTYQAVSGAGAKAIEEMLRQTRASLDGEAVNPAILPVGSLPVKHQIAFNAIPQIDKFQENGYTLEEMKMVNETKKILGDQSIDVTATCVRIPVVYGHSESVYVELKNNYDLEDVKQLLSDAPGVVLVDDPANQLYPLATEAAGKPEVFVGRLRRDLGHENGLNLWIVSDNLLKGAAWNAVQIAEHIAQA from the coding sequence ATGTCAAATCAAAAATTGTTTAACGTTGCAGTAGTTGGCGCAACAGGCGCAGTAGGGGAACAAATACTAAACTTGCTCGATAAGAGAAACTTCCCCATCAAGGAACTGAAGCTTCTGTCTTCAGCGAGGTCTGCCGGTACGAAAATCACATTCAAAGGCCAGGAAGTGACGGTGGAGGAAGCGAAGCCGGAGAGCTTTAAGGGCATTGATATAGCATTATTCAGCGCTGGCGGAGACGTTACGAAGGCGCTCGCGCCGCATGCTGTTGAATATGGAACGGTATGTATTGACAATACGAATGCGTACCGTATGGATCCAAATACGCCGCTTGTTGTGCCTGAAGTGAATATTGACAAGGTAAGCGAGCATAAAGGTATTATTGCCAATCCGAATTGCTCGACGATTCAGATGGTAGCTGCGCTGAAGCCGCTTCAGGATAAATACGGCATTAACCGCATTATCGTATCGACTTATCAGGCGGTATCTGGAGCAGGTGCGAAGGCGATTGAGGAAATGCTGCGTCAGACGCGTGCATCCCTAGATGGCGAAGCGGTCAACCCTGCAATTTTGCCAGTAGGCTCATTGCCTGTTAAGCATCAAATCGCCTTTAATGCGATTCCGCAAATCGACAAGTTCCAAGAGAATGGCTATACGCTTGAAGAGATGAAGATGGTCAATGAAACGAAGAAAATTTTGGGTGACCAATCAATTGACGTTACAGCTACTTGCGTTCGTATTCCAGTCGTTTATGGTCATTCAGAATCGGTTTATGTTGAGCTGAAAAATAACTACGATCTGGAAGATGTCAAGCAGCTGTTGTCTGACGCCCCGGGTGTCGTGCTGGTTGATGATCCGGCGAATCAGCTTTACCCGCTCGCAACGGAAGCAGCCGGCAAGCCGGAAGTTTTTGTCGGACGTTTGAGACGCGATCTTGGCCATGAAAATGGGCTTAACCTATGGATCGTATCGGATAACCTGCTTAAAGGTGCCGCATGGAACGCGGTTCAAATCGCCGAGCACATCGCACAGGCGTAA
- the dapG gene encoding aspartate kinase, producing MRTLVQKFGGTSVSSDFARNHCLEHIKRERENGFQLVVVVSAMGRLGDPYATDSLLDLVRSNGDALPLRERDMLLGCGEMISAAVLCSLLCSEGIPATILSGYQAGIITDGHFGQARINDLRPELLLKNLGENKVVIVTGFQGGTEGGELTTLGRGGSDTSATALGASLRAERVDIYTDVNGILTADPRIVNDAKPLLVVSYAEICNMARQGAKVIHPRAVEIAQQARIPIRVRSTFSPDEGTLVTDSPLYAAGMVSDRHVTGIAHVAGITQISVQTVEGKTDVQLQVFQTMARHHISVDFINVTPSGVVYTVFDYDAAKAVAVLTDCGYAPAAISGCAKVSVIGGGMNGVPGIMARIVEALTLQGIAIMQAADSNTTIWVLVKDVDMASALRALHAKFELHL from the coding sequence ATGCGCACTCTCGTTCAGAAGTTTGGGGGAACCTCAGTATCATCCGATTTTGCCAGAAATCATTGCTTGGAGCATATTAAGCGTGAACGCGAAAATGGTTTTCAGCTCGTCGTTGTCGTATCAGCTATGGGTCGCCTCGGCGACCCCTATGCTACAGATTCGCTGCTGGATTTAGTTAGAAGCAATGGAGATGCGCTTCCGCTGCGTGAGCGGGATATGCTGCTGGGCTGTGGTGAGATGATTTCTGCCGCAGTCTTATGCAGCTTGCTTTGTTCCGAGGGCATTCCAGCTACCATTTTGAGCGGCTATCAGGCAGGCATTATAACGGACGGGCATTTCGGCCAAGCGAGAATTAATGATTTGCGTCCGGAGCTGCTTTTAAAAAATCTTGGTGAAAATAAGGTCGTTATTGTTACCGGTTTTCAAGGCGGCACCGAAGGTGGAGAGCTGACTACGCTCGGCCGCGGCGGGAGCGATACGTCGGCGACTGCACTCGGTGCTTCGCTGCGCGCAGAGCGGGTAGATATTTATACCGATGTCAATGGTATTCTGACAGCTGATCCGCGAATTGTGAATGATGCAAAACCGCTTCTTGTCGTCAGCTATGCAGAAATTTGCAATATGGCTCGTCAAGGGGCTAAGGTCATTCATCCTCGTGCTGTTGAAATTGCCCAGCAAGCGAGAATACCGATTCGCGTACGCTCCACTTTTTCGCCGGATGAAGGTACATTAGTAACGGACAGTCCGCTCTATGCTGCCGGAATGGTAAGTGACCGACATGTAACAGGCATTGCGCATGTAGCGGGCATTACTCAAATTTCGGTGCAGACGGTGGAGGGCAAGACGGACGTCCAGTTGCAGGTTTTTCAAACGATGGCTCGACATCATATTAGCGTAGATTTTATAAATGTAACACCGAGCGGAGTCGTTTACACCGTATTTGACTACGATGCAGCGAAGGCTGTAGCCGTGCTGACGGACTGTGGTTATGCTCCGGCAGCAATTAGCGGCTGTGCAAAGGTATCGGTCATTGGCGGTGGAATGAACGGTGTTCCAGGCATTATGGCACGTATTGTAGAGGCGCTTACGTTGCAGGGGATTGCAATTATGCAGGCAGCGGACTCCAATACGACCATCTGGGTACTGGTCAAGGATGTGGACATGGCATCCGCGCTTCGCGCGCTTCATGCCAAGTTCGAGCTTCATTTGTAG